In the genome of Thunnus albacares chromosome 16, fThuAlb1.1, whole genome shotgun sequence, the window TCTGACTGCTCCACCTGAACGCCTCGTCACTCTCATCTTCACCAAAAACTCCTGAAACTGTCAGGGCAGCCGCACAGAGCAGCAAACACAGGAGATGTTTGAGGCCCATCCCACTGATaagataaaagacaaagagagaaattatCAGTGGTTAAAATAGTGAAGTGGGAATGAAATGGCAATTAAGACTGGCAAGAAATGACGAGAGAGAAACCCTGTGCATGATCTCTGAACTCCCATTAGTAGTTTTCAAGTTGCTTCCATAGATTATCTGGCCAGCAGAGGGCGCAAAAGCCCAATTTCTAAACAATCACTGAGCAGCGTTGAGTTATCCCTCagatatatacatttaaaattgaCTTGAGGTGTCTGAGATTGAATAAATAGTTCAAATGCAAGTAAAGTTATAATttatatgtcattttttaaaaacacaaacaagaaaatagCGTGTCAGATAACTATGAGACTGATATTTTTCTGTTAGCCTATATAAAGGATCTTACACCATGTAAAATAAATCAGCCAAGTCTGCAACTCCTGATAATTAAGATACAGCATTggttaaaaaaagaatacattGAGAAAACGTAGATTTTATAGATATAGATTAAGAGGGAAGAATGGGTGATCTTATTTTAAAAGCATAGTCATTCCGTGCATAAACTGATAATAAAGTGTCATTTGGCAAATATATCTACAATATACAAAGTCAAAAGACGTTCCTACCTGCAAACATTCACAAAACACCCCAACAACCTCCAGAATACGCTCTCCTTCTCATTAATAAAAAAGACACTCCATCCAAACGACTTCCAGCAGACTGGACTCCATCATTTCCTgggctcaaaaaaaaaaaaaacaaaaaaaaaaaaaaccgcaAGGAGAAGCTGTGTGCGGGATCTACATCCCACTCTGATGCAGAATAAACACAGTGATGACCAACCAGACAGAGGGGGGAGCCTGTGAAGGTGCATGAATGAAGCAtctgatgacattttaaaagtggAGCCACgtggagagatttttttttctctcggATTCcgcaaatatttttattatgtggAGAAAAAACGCACAGTACAGGACAGCGATGCCTTcaactaaaaataaattaatttagatGTGACGCTAtttacagagagaaaatgttgcCTTTGAGTTCGTGTTTATCCGGTGCTTTCGCGGTCTAAAGTGTAAGTTTAGATTTAGGACAGGTGGCGTTTGAAgtgcgcatacacacacacaaattcacattcatacacacacccacccacccacccacccacccacacacacacacacacacacacacacacagttcaagTCCTGCAGATCTGAGGAACCTGTATTTTAACCTCTCTGCTCAGTGCTGCTGCCTTTCATTCAGTGCAAGAACTCCTCCTTGATTAGAtgctctaacacacacacacacacacacacacacacacacacacacacacacacacacacacacacacacacacacacacacacactaatgaaaGCTTAGATAATAATTCTTTCTGGagatcacatgatcttcatcagtaGATGGAGTTTGCCGAGTTTTCATGGGATTGGAGATGATCAAATTTAAAGAGCATGTTCAGAGCTTCtcaaaagtcacaaaaaagtCTTTATTGTGTCAGCTGTTGTTTCCGAGGTCGAGAATGAACTTTGAATCTCCAACATGAATGACATATCCttggaaatttgaacatttacaatttacaacTGTGCTAACTGTGCTATGATCAAAAGTTCCAGAAATGAACCTCAtggtgagattattttgtcaaaaaatgcAAGGTTTTATCAGAATACTTGCTAATTATCATTATCAAGTTGAacttttagcaaaaaaaaacataggaagaaggatatatataaaaatacacttgtcttatatcattatatatattacTGTTATAAATATGATAGAGGGATTACTGTGTGAAAAATGCTTTTACTATGACATCAAGTTTGACAAATCTGTCATCCAAATACGTGGCGTCTTAACTGCCGCAGTACAAAACTGGTGCTCAGgttttataaatgttacatttatttatacagaaGTGCTGAGGTGAAAAGGtgatctgtttcctctgtggGACATAGAATATGGGCAAATgaatcagataaaacaaaattaccATGATGTACCATAACATTTGTGCAGGATATCAGATCATTTGCATGAAAaatttgtgtatgtttgttattTGTTCCTCTTTGAGTACATCAGTGGGGAGCACTTTGTTCTGTCTGCACACCACCATTGCCTGCTCAGTGACAGCAAGATGGAACAACTCAGTTGCACTAACGACACTTACAACAACTCCCCCACTCTTCAGAATCCATCTCCTGTCTCCTGGGACAGCAGCAACCTGCTTCCTGTGGTGATGCTGTGCATCTGCTTCTTGCTGGGAGTTCCTGGAAACATCGCCGTGATCATCCTCAGACCAAACTGGCAGCACCTGTGCAGACTGAGTCAGTGTCTGATGatgaatttgaacatttcagaCCTGCTCTGCCTGCTTACCGTGCCCCTCTGGATTTATACTTTACTTTACAGCTGGACCCTCGGCCTGGTGACCTGCAAGATCCTTACGTATGTGGTGTACTGCAGTATTCATGGTAGCCTGCTGACAGTCACAGCGCTGAGTGTCCAGCGCTGCCTGCAGGTGGTGTACCTGCAGCAGTGTCTGGATCAGGTGGTAAAGAGGAAGATGCTGATTCTGCTGTGGCTCGTTGCAATGACCCTGTCCAGCCCTGTTTTAGTGGTTCGACAGCTGATCAAAGATAAGGACTGTATAACTAAGTGTAAAGGTCACTACTCTTCCAACGCCCAGCAGATGGCTGTGCTGCTGACAGAGTCCTTGATGGGATTTGGTTCGTTGTCTGTCGTGGCATTTGCATACATCCGCCTCCACAGAAAGGTGAACCAGGCAGCTTTCTTCAACAATCGACAGACAACCCGACTGATCACCAGCATcgttgttgtcttttttgtccTATGGATTCCATATTATACAATTAATGTGCTTGCTGTGGCAGCTGTTTCACTTGGAAATGAAGGCCTGTTGAAGTTCTGTAAGGACAGCTGGGACATTGTTAGAGCACTGACATTTGTGCATAGCTGCCTGAATCCATTCCTTTATGCGTTTACTTCTCAAAACATGTGCATAACGTGTGCGTGCCAGAACTCTGAATATAAATGCTGTTGTTAATGCAAAAGCTCACAGTTCCAGCAAGTCTGTCAAATCATTTGTCATATGTTAAATAAAAGCCACCAGATATCAGTGCAAAGTGCTCAATGATTATGATTAAAGacattatttttgcttttgtgacTGTGTAAGAAACCTGAAAAAGGTGTTTCCAGTCACTCTGAATCATCTCCCCTGCTGATACAGAGTTTGAGGGTGTGGTGCTTTTATTTCTCacagagagctgcagatgacTTGTGGTTTAATGATGAATTCTGAGGTTAAGCAATCAGCGGGTCCTCAGCCAGAGCTGTAAAAAGAGAAGTTTGCTGAAAATGAATCAGACAAAAGGTCAAAAGATCCAACTATCTGGAAATGTTATATTCTATTGAATTTACAATACATACTGATTTCTTGTTTCCTTTATATTAAGGTTTGGTCATGTTTTTATGATCTTAAGCTTATAATCTTTACTATTTACTTTCACATATATCATatgtcatttgtgtgtgtgttattctacactgttaaataataaatttttaaaaaagttttcaCTGTGTCATGTCTGATAATGACATTGCCTGTCTTGGGATCTTAGCTTTTGTGGGAGGAATCCGGTCAGAGGAAATAACAATTaatgaaaagattaaataaatgtttatgttgGAGTACATCCAATGAGAGGAGTGACCGTGTGTCTCCATTTGTTTGGCAGATAggaacagacagaaagacagaagaaagagtgtttattcatccatccatcaatccattctttctttttttcaccattACTCATTTTTGTAGATTGTTACTCTCATTTCACTTATTGAGGGAAGTACTAGGATGTTTTTAGTGATCAATTAACATCCTTTTTGGACAGGCAGAACTGGCCCTTTATCTtagtaaacaaaacaacaaatagaaACAAATAGAAATTGGTCAGAAAAAGATTCTTTACTTGTTTTCAAAAATTTATGACTGTATGTATAATGCTGAACTACTGATATTACTCTAATTTTAGATCTTAACAACTCATTACACactacagtcacacacacatcacattacaTACAACAGCATGATAAAGTGATATGATGCATTATCTCTCTCGTGAAAAGGATGAGAAATGggcctttttattttaacagcCTTCATAACATGCTGAAGTTTGTCTTAATCTACTTTTCAAtgtcttggtgtgtgtgtgtgtgtgtgtgtgtgtgtgtgtgtgtgtgtgtggggggggtgcTCATAAATTGGTCATCGTAATGTCTTATCGATGGCATATCTTTCACATCCTGCACGGTTGTGACATTAATCCAAAGATAACTTTTTATGAACTTCTCTTTTTCATATAAGGTTTCACTTCATGTTTTTAGCTGCCTGTGTGACGATACTTGGTCAGATAATTCTTAGGAAAGCTCAGTGATGCTCTTCTACTGAAGTGTCTCATGGTAGTTACATGGTGTTACATTCATCACTGCggtttttattgtctttttcttctttcaggcCTTCACCTTTTgtgctttctttttcattaatttccGGATAGACTTTGATATGTTTGGTGAAACAGGAGGtccttcctctgctgtgtgGCTGACAAGCGAAGCTTTTTCCTGTAGTAACTCTGCTGGTCATGCCCTCAATTGCCAAGGAAACACCAAGTCTCCTCAGGCTGTGTGGACAGCAGTCTGGGTCGATGTATAACCCTTTTTGTGCTGAACTCTGTCTAGACACCgctgttaataaaaaaaacaatacaacaagGGGCCAGGACTGCTGTGGGAGAGCATGTGTACTTTGTCTATTTGTGCCTCAGTATTTCCCCCAGCTGCTCCTTTGGGCCCAGGCAGGGTTTTCTCTGGCTAGTTCTCAACAAAGACAGCATCCCTTTCCCATGCAAGGATGACTTCTCCTCTACATTCAGTGTATGTTCTCCTGCCAAGATGCTCGGTTACATATTTCAAGATCTGTAACACACAGTTTGTCATCAGAAGGGGGTTATCATGACCCTTGGCAGACAAAGGGAGAGAGCATCTGAGGCTGACTAACTTTAAGTGTATGCGTGTTGAGAGGCtggtttgtgtgcgtgtgtcagcatgaaaacaaattaaaactttatCTTATCTAAAGgggtgatttttattttttatcactCCTGTGTCAGTGTGGCCCACCAGATGCAACCTGGTGAAGAGATgcagatgtttattttttttatgcaaaGCATGAATTATGGTGTAATTATTATGATGTCTATGAATCACATCCAACACTTTGTGCAAATTATAATGAGAATTTATTCACTCAGATTGCACCGCGATAAATTCCAACTCACTGATGAAGCCGTATAATCAGggaatgtttatttatattaatacaCACAaagcttatttttgtttttgctctacTTCTTAAATAAACCTTATCTTTGATGTTAAATGTTCAGAATTTTGGGAAAAATACTGATtcactttac includes:
- the LOC122965505 gene encoding C-X-C chemokine receptor type 2-like produces the protein MEQLSCTNDTYNNSPTLQNPSPVSWDSSNLLPVVMLCICFLLGVPGNIAVIILRPNWQHLCRLSQCLMMNLNISDLLCLLTVPLWIYTLLYSWTLGLVTCKILTYVVYCSIHGSLLTVTALSVQRCLQVVYLQQCLDQVVKRKMLILLWLVAMTLSSPVLVVRQLIKDKDCITKCKGHYSSNAQQMAVLLTESLMGFGSLSVVAFAYIRLHRKVNQAAFFNNRQTTRLITSIVVVFFVLWIPYYTINVLAVAAVSLGNEGLLKFCKDSWDIVRALTFVHSCLNPFLYAFTSQNMCITCACQNSEYKCCC